The following proteins are co-located in the Myxococcus fulvus genome:
- a CDS encoding alpha/beta fold hydrolase translates to MADGRWVVWVLVAALVVVLGNVLWVALVRRWYRLRTPLPQAFKARCADGWEVAVHVRRAPVRRFEEPVLLCHGLAANRFTFDFEPPYSVAHYLAEAGFDCFSVEWRGTGHSRLPPRGRRYTDFTIDDHILQDGPALLELALKETGAKRAFWLGHSLGGLVGYGLAQGPEGAKLAGLLTLGAPVHFKSEPFLRTLISLGVRAAWPARFRQEWMSASLAPFLGYVTLPLSDLVVNPLHIPPRIQRQVYANMMSSMSRKVLLQFQDWIEHDAFRSFDRTRDWRAGIAGLQLPILVMGGSADRLATAENVESQFALVTAPDRTLHVFGKDHGDAMDYGHGDLVFGKGAPTEVYPVMREWLEKHATPLGSAAEPPPPA, encoded by the coding sequence ATGGCAGACGGGCGCTGGGTCGTGTGGGTGCTGGTCGCTGCCCTCGTCGTGGTGCTGGGCAATGTCCTCTGGGTGGCGCTGGTCCGGCGGTGGTACCGTCTGCGGACGCCCCTTCCCCAGGCCTTCAAGGCCCGGTGCGCGGATGGGTGGGAGGTGGCGGTCCATGTCCGGCGCGCGCCGGTGAGGCGCTTCGAGGAGCCGGTGCTCCTGTGCCATGGGCTGGCGGCGAACCGGTTCACGTTCGACTTCGAGCCCCCCTACTCCGTGGCCCACTACCTGGCCGAGGCGGGCTTCGACTGCTTCAGCGTGGAGTGGCGGGGCACCGGGCACTCACGCCTGCCACCGCGAGGGCGGCGGTACACCGACTTCACCATCGACGACCACATCCTGCAGGACGGGCCCGCGCTGCTGGAGCTGGCGCTGAAGGAGACGGGCGCGAAGCGGGCGTTCTGGTTGGGGCACTCGCTGGGGGGGCTCGTCGGTTATGGGCTGGCCCAGGGGCCGGAGGGCGCGAAGCTCGCGGGGCTGCTCACGCTGGGCGCGCCCGTGCACTTCAAGTCCGAGCCGTTCCTGCGCACGCTCATCTCGCTCGGCGTGCGCGCCGCGTGGCCGGCCCGCTTCCGGCAGGAGTGGATGAGTGCGAGCCTGGCGCCGTTCCTGGGCTACGTGACGCTGCCCCTGTCCGACCTGGTGGTGAATCCGCTGCACATCCCTCCGCGCATCCAGCGGCAGGTGTACGCCAACATGATGTCGTCGATGAGCCGCAAGGTGCTGCTCCAGTTCCAGGATTGGATCGAGCACGACGCGTTCCGCTCGTTCGACCGCACCCGCGACTGGCGCGCGGGTATCGCCGGGCTCCAGCTGCCCATCCTCGTCATGGGCGGAAGCGCGGACCGGCTCGCCACCGCGGAGAACGTGGAGAGCCAGTTCGCCCTCGTCACCGCTCCGGACCGCACCCTCCACGTGTTCGGCAAGGACCACGGCGACGCGATGGACTACGGCCACGGAGACCTCGTGTTCGGCAAGGGCGCGCCCACGGAGGTCTATCCCGTCATGCGCGAGTGGCTCGAGAAGCATGCCACGCCGCTCGGCTCCGCCGCCGAGCCTCCGCCTCCCGCCTGA
- a CDS encoding M23 family metallopeptidase: protein MSFDEVYDTSEYVDTEPSPVVPREPQPAPARTLSRVASPEPSEELQGALNTFAQRARAHRRQVARGGPMPLGQVQGWEVMNGVLDAFLERALERTDARDVAKARGVLETELEQDGRTYGDMPGALAEAVVLRVGRLAVRMAELRRLEHPENADGLPRLAWPVDPVTITSVFGQRWHPIRGEQRRHLGVDLAAKQGQIIYTAAKGVVLRAGWNGDHGLQVEVQHEGRWLTRYSHLSRVLVEPGEILDPGHAVGLAGETGLATGVHLHFELWKDGEVVDPLDALEDAGDERPRAPPMARGATGS from the coding sequence ATGAGCTTTGACGAGGTCTACGACACCTCGGAGTACGTCGACACCGAGCCCTCGCCCGTGGTCCCCCGCGAGCCCCAGCCCGCCCCCGCGCGGACGCTCTCGCGCGTGGCCTCGCCGGAGCCCTCGGAGGAACTGCAGGGCGCCCTCAACACGTTCGCGCAGCGGGCCCGAGCCCACCGGCGCCAGGTGGCCCGGGGTGGCCCGATGCCGCTGGGACAGGTGCAGGGCTGGGAGGTGATGAACGGCGTCCTCGACGCCTTCCTGGAGCGCGCCCTGGAGCGCACGGACGCCCGCGACGTGGCGAAGGCCCGCGGCGTCCTGGAGACCGAGCTGGAGCAGGACGGCAGGACGTACGGCGACATGCCGGGCGCGCTGGCGGAGGCGGTGGTGCTGAGGGTGGGGCGGCTCGCGGTCCGCATGGCGGAGCTGCGTCGACTCGAGCATCCGGAGAACGCGGATGGCCTGCCCCGGCTGGCCTGGCCCGTGGACCCGGTCACCATCACCAGCGTCTTCGGTCAGCGCTGGCACCCCATCCGGGGCGAGCAGCGCCGACACCTTGGCGTGGACCTGGCGGCGAAGCAGGGACAGATCATCTACACCGCCGCGAAGGGCGTGGTGCTGCGCGCGGGCTGGAACGGCGACCATGGCCTCCAGGTGGAGGTCCAGCATGAGGGCCGCTGGCTCACCCGCTACAGCCACCTGTCCCGCGTGCTGGTGGAGCCCGGCGAGATATTGGATCCAGGCCACGCCGTGGGGCTCGCCGGTGAGACGGGGCTCGCCACGGGCGTGCACCTGCACTTCGAGCTGTGGAAGGACGGCGAGGTGGTGGACCCGCTGGATGCGCTCGAGGACGCGGGTGACGAGCGCCCTCGCGCGCCGCCCATGGCACGCGGCGCGACGGGCTCTTGA
- a CDS encoding CinA family nicotinamide mononucleotide deamidase-related protein, whose product MRVELLCTGDELVTGLITDTNSTYLEARLFDLGVKVERVVLVGDVRPDITQTLLEAAARADVVVVSGGLGPTADDFTLECAAAAAGVPLEEDARVLEWLRERYAARGVPINPSALRMARIPRGSEPVRNPAGSAPLVVLTLGRCRLFFLPGVPREYRALLDNEVLPRIRAELESRPGRLFRAFRLLRTVGIPESELDLAVAPLAPSHPRVVFGFRTHAPENHLKLMAEAPTQAEADQALAAVEAECRRVLGRHVFAADGEEYAPALLSALGRAGATLATAESCTGGLIAQRLTAVPGSSTVFIGGAVVYSEKMKTAWVGVPTEVLERHTAVSTPTAVAMAEGVRAACGATYGLAVTGYAGPGGGTPEDPVGTVYCALAGPGFATRCERMSFSGDRERVRLFAASHTLEMLRQHLLTAAQS is encoded by the coding sequence ATGCGGGTCGAATTGCTGTGCACGGGTGACGAGCTGGTCACCGGCCTCATCACGGACACGAACAGCACCTACCTGGAGGCCCGGCTCTTCGACCTGGGCGTGAAGGTGGAGCGGGTGGTGCTCGTGGGGGACGTCCGGCCGGACATCACCCAGACGCTGCTCGAGGCCGCCGCGCGAGCGGATGTCGTGGTGGTCTCCGGAGGGCTGGGCCCCACGGCGGACGACTTCACCCTGGAGTGCGCCGCGGCCGCCGCGGGTGTCCCGTTGGAGGAGGACGCCCGGGTCCTGGAGTGGCTGCGCGAGCGCTACGCGGCGCGTGGCGTTCCCATCAATCCCAGCGCGCTGCGCATGGCGCGAATCCCCCGTGGCTCCGAGCCGGTGCGCAATCCCGCCGGCTCCGCGCCGCTCGTCGTGCTCACACTGGGGCGCTGTCGCCTGTTCTTCCTGCCCGGGGTGCCGCGCGAGTACCGCGCCCTGCTGGACAACGAGGTGCTGCCGCGCATCCGCGCCGAGCTGGAGTCGAGGCCGGGCCGTCTGTTCCGGGCCTTCCGGCTGCTTCGCACCGTGGGCATCCCCGAGTCCGAGCTGGACCTGGCCGTGGCGCCGCTGGCGCCCAGCCACCCCCGGGTGGTGTTCGGCTTCCGCACGCATGCGCCGGAGAATCACCTCAAGCTGATGGCGGAGGCGCCCACTCAGGCCGAGGCCGACCAGGCCCTGGCCGCGGTGGAGGCCGAGTGTCGTCGCGTGCTGGGGCGACATGTCTTCGCCGCGGACGGTGAGGAGTACGCGCCCGCGCTGCTGTCGGCGCTGGGGCGTGCCGGGGCCACGCTGGCCACGGCGGAGAGCTGCACGGGAGGACTCATCGCCCAGCGGCTGACGGCGGTGCCGGGTTCGAGCACCGTCTTCATCGGAGGCGCGGTGGTCTACTCGGAGAAGATGAAGACCGCCTGGGTGGGTGTCCCCACCGAAGTGCTCGAGCGTCATACCGCGGTCTCCACTCCGACGGCCGTGGCCATGGCCGAGGGCGTGCGTGCCGCCTGCGGCGCCACATACGGCCTGGCGGTGACGGGGTACGCGGGGCCCGGAGGAGGGACTCCCGAAGACCCGGTGGGCACCGTGTATTGCGCGCTCGCGGGACCGGGGTTCGCCACGCGGTGTGAGCGCATGTCCTTTTCTGGAGACAGGGAGCGCGTGCGCCTCTTCGCTGCCTCCCACACCCTGGAGATGCTGCGGCAGCACCTGCTGACCGCCGCCCAATCATGA
- the recA gene encoding recombinase RecA: protein MSKLTEKLKAVAAAVASIEKQFGRGSVMTLGGDTQEHKVAVIPSGSVGLDRALGVGGYPRGRVVEVFGNESSGKTTLTLHAIAQVQAAGGVAAFIDAEHALDISYARKLGVRVEELLVSQPDTGEQALEITEQLVRSGAVDLIVVDSVAALVPRAEIEGEMGDAHMGVQARLMSQALRKLTGAVSRSGCCIVFINQIRMKIGVMFGNPETTTGGNALKFYSSVRMEIRRTGNLKEGDAVVGSRARVKVVKNKLAPPFQEAEFDLLYGSGIHRAGEVLDLGVATGLIDKSGSHFSLRGERIGQGRERAAEWLREHSDTMEALARELAGTPPLPCPSPAVEAAA from the coding sequence ATGAGCAAGCTGACGGAGAAGCTGAAGGCAGTGGCGGCGGCGGTGGCGTCCATCGAGAAGCAGTTCGGACGTGGCTCGGTGATGACGTTGGGTGGGGACACGCAGGAGCACAAGGTCGCGGTGATTCCGTCCGGTTCGGTGGGGCTGGACCGGGCGCTCGGCGTGGGCGGCTATCCCCGGGGCCGCGTGGTGGAGGTGTTCGGCAACGAGTCGTCCGGAAAGACGACGCTCACGCTGCATGCGATTGCGCAGGTCCAGGCCGCCGGCGGCGTGGCGGCGTTCATCGACGCGGAGCATGCGCTCGACATCTCCTACGCGCGCAAGCTGGGGGTGCGGGTGGAGGAGCTGCTGGTGTCCCAGCCGGACACTGGTGAGCAGGCGCTGGAAATCACCGAGCAGCTCGTGCGCTCGGGAGCGGTGGACCTCATCGTCGTGGACTCGGTGGCGGCGCTGGTGCCTCGCGCGGAAATCGAGGGCGAGATGGGCGACGCGCACATGGGCGTGCAGGCGCGGCTGATGAGCCAGGCCCTGCGCAAGCTCACGGGCGCGGTGAGCCGCTCGGGATGCTGCATCGTCTTCATCAACCAGATTCGGATGAAGATTGGCGTGATGTTCGGCAACCCCGAGACCACCACCGGAGGGAACGCGCTGAAGTTCTATTCCTCGGTGCGCATGGAGATTCGGCGCACGGGCAACCTCAAGGAGGGAGACGCCGTGGTGGGCTCGCGGGCCCGGGTGAAGGTGGTGAAGAACAAGCTGGCCCCGCCCTTCCAGGAGGCGGAGTTCGACCTGTTGTACGGCAGCGGCATCCACCGCGCCGGGGAGGTGCTGGACCTTGGCGTGGCCACGGGACTCATCGATAAGTCCGGCAGCCACTTCAGCCTCCGAGGCGAGCGCATCGGCCAGGGAAGGGAGCGCGCCGCGGAGTGGCTGCGTGAGCACTCCGACACGATGGAGGCGTTGGCCCGGGAGCTCGCGGGGACACCGCCGCTCCCCTGCCCCTCGCCCGCCGTGGAAGCCGCTGCCTAG
- a CDS encoding HU family DNA-binding protein encodes MTKAELVEVVAAQTRLTKKSAAQILDIVFTNIGKAVKKDARFSYPGFGTWSVRSRKARKIRNPQTNEMMKLKASKTIGFRPAKELKNSL; translated from the coding sequence ATGACCAAGGCAGAGCTCGTCGAGGTGGTGGCGGCGCAGACACGTCTCACCAAGAAGTCGGCGGCGCAGATCCTCGACATCGTCTTCACGAACATCGGCAAGGCCGTGAAGAAGGATGCGCGCTTCAGCTACCCCGGATTCGGCACGTGGTCCGTGCGCTCCCGCAAGGCGCGCAAGATTCGCAACCCCCAGACGAACGAGATGATGAAGCTCAAGGCGTCGAAGACCATCGGCTTCCGCCCGGCCAAGGAGCTCAAGAACTCGCTGTGA
- the ltaE gene encoding low-specificity L-threonine aldolase encodes MKPIDFRSDTVTKPTAAMRRAIAEAEVGDDVYGEDPTVLRLEAKVAERLGLEAALFVPSGTQANQLAIGAHCRQGDEVLTEAGSHILHYEGGAVPALWGVQPQPLPGEWGVLTPEVVAAAVREDNIHNPRTRLLSLENTHNRGGGAVWSVERFAQVVKVARDAGLAVHLDGARLFNAEVAAGVPASSWAKLTDTTAVCFSKGLGAPVGSALVGRADLIREARRLRKRLGGGMRQAGILAAAALYGLEHHVERLAEDHANARRLAAGLAEVPGVKVDVKRVETNMVFAEFARPARDMVPLLSTQGVLTNPAGGPHTVRLVTHLDVSAADIDEAVARVRRALK; translated from the coding sequence ATGAAGCCCATCGACTTTCGCTCCGACACCGTCACGAAGCCCACCGCGGCGATGCGGCGAGCCATCGCCGAGGCGGAGGTCGGCGACGACGTCTACGGCGAGGACCCCACGGTGCTGCGCCTGGAGGCGAAGGTGGCCGAGCGGCTCGGCCTGGAGGCGGCGCTGTTCGTGCCCTCTGGCACGCAGGCCAACCAGCTGGCCATCGGCGCGCACTGCCGGCAGGGGGACGAGGTGCTGACCGAGGCGGGCAGTCACATCCTGCACTACGAGGGCGGCGCGGTGCCGGCGCTGTGGGGCGTGCAGCCGCAGCCTTTGCCGGGCGAGTGGGGTGTGTTGACGCCGGAGGTGGTGGCGGCGGCGGTGCGCGAGGACAACATCCACAACCCGCGCACGCGGTTGCTGTCGCTGGAGAACACGCACAACCGGGGCGGTGGCGCGGTGTGGTCCGTGGAGCGCTTCGCCCAGGTGGTGAAGGTGGCGCGTGACGCGGGGCTGGCGGTGCACCTGGATGGCGCGCGGTTGTTCAACGCGGAGGTGGCGGCGGGCGTCCCCGCGTCGTCGTGGGCGAAGCTGACGGACACGACGGCGGTGTGCTTCTCGAAGGGGTTGGGGGCGCCGGTGGGCTCGGCGCTGGTGGGACGGGCGGACCTCATCCGGGAGGCGCGCCGGCTGCGCAAGCGGTTGGGAGGCGGCATGCGTCAGGCGGGCATCCTCGCGGCCGCGGCGCTGTACGGGCTGGAGCACCACGTGGAGCGGCTCGCGGAGGACCACGCGAACGCGCGTCGCCTCGCGGCGGGGCTCGCGGAGGTGCCGGGCGTGAAGGTGGACGTGAAGCGGGTGGAGACGAACATGGTCTTCGCCGAGTTCGCACGTCCGGCCCGGGACATGGTGCCGCTGTTGAGCACCCAGGGCGTGTTGACGAACCCCGCGGGCGGCCCGCACACGGTGCGCCTGGTGACGCACCTGGATGTATCCGCCGCGGACATCGACGAGGCCGTGGCCCGCGTGCGTCGCGCACTGAAGTAG
- the nth gene encoding endonuclease III — translation MTYNGRVPGRETAAAKRERAVKVMERLEASMPDARIELDYQSPLQLLVAVMLSAQCTDKRVNMVTPALFQHFPDTQAYAQAKPTDVEPFIRTCGLYRAKAKNIVAAAKILAEKHGGKVPLERDTLAELPGVGRKTAGVVCIHLGGDNAFPVDTHVKRLAYRLGFTPQEDPDKVEADMQAVLPPERWMMGHQLLVWHGRRTCFARSPECARCVVAELCPKKGVDARVAEPEKSPAPARVKKTATAKRPARSRAKP, via the coding sequence GTGACATACAACGGCCGCGTGCCCGGACGTGAGACAGCGGCGGCGAAGCGCGAGCGCGCGGTGAAGGTCATGGAGCGACTGGAAGCCTCCATGCCCGACGCTCGCATCGAACTGGACTACCAATCCCCCCTGCAGTTGCTCGTGGCGGTGATGCTCTCCGCCCAATGCACCGACAAGCGCGTCAACATGGTGACGCCCGCCCTCTTCCAACACTTCCCCGACACCCAGGCGTACGCCCAGGCCAAACCGACCGACGTGGAGCCGTTCATCCGCACCTGCGGCCTGTACCGCGCCAAGGCGAAGAACATCGTCGCGGCGGCGAAAATCCTCGCCGAGAAACACGGCGGCAAGGTGCCACTCGAACGTGACACGCTGGCGGAGCTCCCCGGCGTGGGCCGCAAGACGGCGGGCGTGGTGTGCATCCACCTGGGCGGCGACAACGCCTTCCCCGTGGACACGCACGTCAAGCGGCTCGCCTACCGCCTCGGCTTCACCCCCCAGGAGGACCCCGACAAGGTGGAGGCCGACATGCAGGCCGTCCTGCCTCCGGAGCGCTGGATGATGGGTCACCAGCTCCTGGTGTGGCACGGACGACGCACGTGCTTCGCCCGCTCGCCCGAGTGCGCTCGCTGCGTCGTGGCGGAGCTGTGCCCGAAGAAGGGCGTCGATGCGCGCGTGGCCGAGCCGGAGAAGTCCCCGGCCCCGGCTCGCGTGAAGAAGACGGCTACCGCGAAGCGCCCAGCTCGTTCTCGCGCGAAGCCTTGA
- the def gene encoding peptide deformylase, translating to MVREILIWPDPILKQKAKPVTKVDDSVRALVKDMFETMYAADGVGLAAPQVGVLQRVIVLDTTPRQPESKPLAMINPEIVTLEGETTYTEGCLSIPGESEDVDRAAVVTVKYLDVDGNEQTLRCDELLAIAVQHETDHLNGTVFVDHVSTLKREFIRKRMKRLKASRENELGASR from the coding sequence ATGGTTCGTGAAATCCTCATCTGGCCCGACCCCATCCTGAAGCAGAAGGCCAAGCCGGTGACGAAGGTGGACGACTCGGTCCGCGCGCTGGTGAAGGACATGTTCGAGACGATGTACGCCGCTGACGGCGTGGGGCTCGCCGCGCCGCAGGTGGGCGTGCTCCAGCGCGTCATCGTCCTGGACACCACGCCCCGCCAGCCCGAGTCCAAGCCCCTGGCGATGATCAACCCCGAAATCGTCACCCTGGAGGGCGAGACGACCTACACCGAGGGTTGCCTCTCCATCCCCGGCGAGTCGGAGGACGTGGACCGCGCCGCCGTCGTCACGGTGAAGTACCTGGACGTGGACGGCAACGAGCAGACGCTGCGCTGTGACGAGCTGCTCGCCATCGCCGTGCAGCACGAGACGGACCACCTGAACGGCACGGTGTTCGTGGACCACGTCTCCACGCTGAAGCGCGAGTTCATCCGCAAGCGGATGAAGCGCCTCAAGGCTTCGCGCGAGAACGAGCTGGGCGCTTCGCGGTAG
- the priA gene encoding replication restart helicase PriA translates to MEQRPLWDEPTADDAEEASTRGSIPLRTLGARRRRELSQPEQAATVAFAVSEHPPVLASVAVARPVRGEFTYSVPEALLGNLAPGQRVLVPFGRGTALGFYLGPSTVTLGEKVRLKPIQRVLEDSPSLPKDLIALLRFAAEHYRYPLGEVIRGALPPGLSKPVDGKEAQPDVQQFAVALVNEVPAALARAHAQSAALAYLLAVGGSAPLEEVSHAIPGARAHLKSLATKGLVRIEEKKLEAGVKEGLIQGRPDRLTPEQAAAGEQLRGALDAGAFQPFLLHGVTGSGKTEVYLRAAEHALSLGKSSLILVPEIALTPQLVGRFRSRFGAEVAVLHSALKDRERLFHWQALRRGEVKIAVGVRSAVFAPVENLGLIVVDEEHDPSFKQDDSLRYQARDLAVVRGKQASAVVVLGSATPALETLENVKRGRYRLLELKRRVDDRPMPTIELVDLRQERPREGIVTEEAPILSPPLLQAMEETLAKGQQVILFLNRRGHSTVLLCEVCGLSLKCTSCDVCLTHHRSQNRVVCHYCGLTMPVPERCLECTGPILKLGIGTERVEAEVVERIPNARVARLDRDSATSAERLTELLASFARRELDVLVGTQMVAKGHDFPGVTLVCVVMADTSLAIPDFRAAERTFHLLTQVAGRAGRGKDPGRVLVQTYNPDAEPVKRVLAHDFDGFAQQELEWRKALAYPPFARMASIRLEGEHPEQVASVARHLGNLVSRNMPPASAGVRLLGPAVAPIAKIRGKTRWQLLLKGPTHVALAPLLARVETALADVPSAVKVVLDVDPGAML, encoded by the coding sequence ATGGAACAGCGACCGTTGTGGGACGAGCCGACGGCGGACGACGCGGAGGAAGCCTCCACCAGGGGTTCCATCCCGTTGCGTACCTTGGGTGCGAGACGTCGCCGGGAACTGTCCCAACCGGAACAGGCCGCTACAGTGGCGTTCGCAGTGAGCGAGCACCCTCCCGTCCTGGCCTCCGTCGCCGTGGCCCGCCCCGTCCGGGGTGAATTCACCTACTCCGTGCCGGAGGCCCTCCTGGGGAACCTGGCCCCGGGGCAGCGCGTGCTCGTGCCCTTCGGCCGAGGCACTGCGCTCGGCTTCTACCTGGGCCCCTCCACCGTGACGCTGGGCGAGAAGGTCCGGCTCAAGCCCATCCAGCGCGTGCTGGAGGACTCGCCGTCCCTGCCCAAGGACCTCATCGCGCTCTTGCGCTTCGCGGCCGAGCACTACCGCTACCCGCTGGGCGAGGTCATCCGCGGCGCGCTGCCTCCGGGGTTGTCCAAGCCCGTGGACGGCAAGGAGGCCCAGCCGGATGTGCAGCAATTCGCGGTGGCGCTCGTCAACGAGGTGCCCGCGGCGCTCGCGCGCGCGCATGCCCAGTCCGCCGCGCTCGCGTACCTCCTGGCCGTGGGCGGCAGCGCCCCGCTGGAGGAGGTGAGCCACGCGATTCCCGGCGCGCGCGCGCACCTCAAGAGCCTGGCCACCAAGGGCCTGGTGCGCATCGAGGAGAAGAAGCTGGAGGCGGGCGTGAAGGAGGGGCTGATTCAAGGCCGCCCCGACCGCCTCACGCCCGAGCAGGCCGCCGCCGGAGAGCAGCTGCGCGGAGCCCTGGACGCAGGCGCGTTCCAGCCCTTCCTCCTGCACGGCGTGACGGGCAGCGGCAAGACGGAGGTGTACCTGCGCGCGGCCGAGCACGCGCTGTCCCTGGGCAAGAGCAGCCTCATCCTCGTGCCCGAAATCGCGCTGACGCCGCAGCTGGTGGGCCGCTTCCGCAGCCGCTTCGGCGCGGAGGTGGCGGTGCTGCACTCGGCGCTGAAGGACCGCGAGCGGCTGTTCCACTGGCAGGCCCTGCGTCGGGGTGAGGTGAAGATTGCCGTGGGTGTGCGCTCGGCGGTGTTCGCCCCGGTGGAGAACCTGGGGCTCATCGTCGTGGACGAGGAGCACGACCCGTCCTTCAAGCAGGACGACAGCCTGCGCTACCAGGCGCGCGATTTGGCCGTCGTGCGAGGCAAGCAGGCCAGCGCGGTGGTGGTGTTGGGCTCGGCCACGCCGGCGCTGGAGACGCTGGAGAACGTCAAGCGCGGACGCTATCGGCTGCTCGAGCTGAAGCGGCGGGTGGATGACCGGCCCATGCCCACCATCGAGCTGGTGGACCTGCGTCAGGAGCGCCCCCGCGAGGGCATCGTGACGGAGGAGGCGCCCATCCTGAGCCCGCCGCTGTTGCAGGCCATGGAGGAGACGCTCGCGAAGGGCCAGCAGGTCATCCTGTTCCTGAACCGCCGGGGCCACAGCACGGTGCTCCTGTGCGAGGTGTGCGGCCTGTCGCTCAAGTGCACCTCGTGCGACGTGTGCCTGACGCACCACCGCTCGCAGAACCGGGTGGTGTGCCACTACTGCGGGCTGACGATGCCCGTGCCCGAGCGGTGCCTGGAGTGCACGGGCCCCATCCTGAAGCTGGGCATCGGCACGGAGCGGGTGGAGGCGGAGGTCGTCGAGCGCATCCCGAACGCGCGGGTGGCGCGGTTGGACCGGGACTCGGCGACCAGCGCGGAGCGACTGACAGAGCTGCTCGCCTCGTTCGCCCGCCGGGAGCTGGACGTGCTGGTGGGCACGCAGATGGTGGCCAAGGGGCACGACTTCCCGGGCGTGACGCTGGTGTGTGTCGTCATGGCGGACACCTCCCTGGCCATTCCTGATTTCCGAGCCGCCGAGCGGACCTTCCACCTGTTGACCCAGGTGGCGGGGCGGGCGGGGCGGGGCAAGGACCCGGGGCGGGTGCTGGTGCAGACCTACAACCCGGACGCGGAGCCGGTGAAGCGGGTGCTGGCGCACGACTTCGACGGGTTCGCCCAGCAGGAGCTGGAGTGGCGCAAGGCGTTGGCGTACCCGCCCTTCGCGCGGATGGCCTCGATTCGACTGGAGGGGGAGCACCCGGAGCAGGTGGCCAGCGTGGCCCGGCACCTGGGGAACCTCGTCTCCCGGAACATGCCCCCGGCCTCGGCGGGGGTGCGGCTGTTGGGGCCGGCGGTGGCGCCCATCGCCAAAATCCGGGGGAAGACGCGCTGGCAGCTGCTCTTGAAGGGGCCGACACATGTGGCGCTCGCCCCGCTGCTCGCCAGGGTGGAGACGGCCCTGGCCGACGTTCCTTCGGCGGTGAAGGTCGTCCTCGACGTGGATCCGGGGGCCATGCTGTAG
- a CDS encoding DUF1285 domain-containing protein gives MEPPTGQPPAGKRWHTREDSGIRLDAALRWWHDDEPIEHPKIIELFNASLILDDEGRYQLRIGQDWCYVQVEDAAYEVRTVDVTPDARVSIRLSDRTAEALELDSLQLDGLGVLTCRVKQGRAKARFSRDGQYQFGALLEPGPDGGLVVRAGERQHPVALSLESLTGSV, from the coding sequence ATGGAACCTCCCACCGGACAGCCCCCCGCCGGCAAGCGCTGGCACACTCGCGAGGACAGCGGCATCCGCCTCGATGCCGCCCTGCGCTGGTGGCATGACGACGAGCCCATCGAGCACCCGAAAATCATCGAACTCTTCAACGCCTCTCTCATCCTGGACGACGAGGGTCGCTACCAACTGCGCATCGGGCAGGACTGGTGCTACGTGCAGGTCGAGGACGCCGCGTACGAGGTCCGGACCGTGGACGTCACGCCGGACGCGCGTGTGTCCATCCGCTTGAGTGACCGCACCGCCGAGGCCCTGGAGCTCGACTCGCTCCAGCTGGACGGCTTGGGCGTCCTGACGTGTCGGGTGAAGCAGGGGCGGGCCAAGGCGCGCTTCTCGCGAGATGGCCAGTACCAGTTCGGGGCGCTGTTGGAGCCCGGCCCGGACGGCGGGCTGGTGGTGCGCGCCGGAGAGCGCCAGCACCCGGTGGCGCTCTCCCTGGAGTCGTTGACCGGCTCCGTCTAG
- the pssA gene encoding CDP-diacylglycerol--serine O-phosphatidyltransferase, which produces MKLRKLMFVLPNLFTVTSIFCGFYAITLCAGEAEPVHLYQAALAIFFAMFFDGFDGRVARLTKTQSDFGVQLDSLADVVSFGAAPALLVYKWALAPLGFAGLFISFAFAACGALRLARFNVLAARNPHGGGGSFFVGLPIPIAAGMLVSVIISHHVASQGEPLRESAYVPVAVAVAGLSLLMVSTVRYRTFKDTRPNRKSAAVFMLMVAAGVAIATQYHPAWLLVACCGAYLALGLVESAVQVRTHLAARKLAAGSAAVAGVIDDEDDDEESEDGEGPRNNGPAFL; this is translated from the coding sequence ATGAAGTTACGGAAACTGATGTTCGTGCTGCCGAACCTCTTCACTGTCACGTCCATCTTCTGTGGCTTCTATGCCATCACGCTGTGCGCGGGCGAGGCGGAGCCGGTCCACCTCTACCAGGCCGCGTTGGCCATCTTCTTCGCGATGTTCTTCGACGGGTTCGACGGCCGCGTCGCCCGGCTGACGAAGACGCAGAGCGACTTCGGTGTCCAGCTGGACAGTCTGGCGGACGTCGTCTCCTTCGGGGCGGCTCCCGCGCTGCTGGTCTACAAGTGGGCGCTGGCGCCCCTGGGCTTCGCGGGGCTGTTCATCTCGTTCGCGTTCGCCGCGTGCGGCGCGCTGCGGCTGGCGCGCTTCAACGTGCTGGCGGCGCGCAATCCTCACGGGGGTGGCGGGAGCTTCTTCGTGGGCCTGCCCATCCCGATTGCCGCGGGCATGCTCGTCTCGGTCATCATCTCCCATCACGTGGCCTCGCAGGGTGAGCCTCTTCGCGAGTCGGCCTACGTCCCGGTGGCGGTCGCGGTGGCGGGCCTGTCGCTGCTCATGGTGTCGACGGTGCGCTACCGCACCTTCAAGGACACCCGCCCCAACCGGAAGAGCGCGGCCGTGTTCATGCTGATGGTGGCGGCCGGTGTGGCCATCGCGACGCAGTATCATCCCGCCTGGTTGCTGGTGGCCTGCTGTGGCGCCTACCTCGCGCTCGGGTTGGTGGAGTCCGCGGTGCAGGTGCGCACGCACCTGGCCGCGCGCAAGCTCGCCGCGGGTTCCGCGGCCGTCGCTGGCGTCATCGATGACGAGGACGACGACGAGGAGTCCGAGGACGGCGAAGGTCCCCGCAACAACGGACCCGCCTTCCTCTGA